The Xiphophorus hellerii strain 12219 chromosome 5, Xiphophorus_hellerii-4.1, whole genome shotgun sequence genome window below encodes:
- the LOC116719768 gene encoding ependymin-like, with product MNSVGLLFCFSLLLVAATSQAPKPCFAPELLTGGVSVMTAGGLMTTSGAVAYDALGQRLRARHYGSFGNLTVAVDELMLYQQEVMYEINWSAQTCRKLPLDTYFIPMQVPEDASLLGQAILGSSSSWGMGLLTNTWVGQFPNNDSYLLTFTEIGCLPVTLTNYSPKIGWTTISTYNWVIGMSNPEDFFPPAFCYDAKMEKSAKPQTFFSAMESLAMMVQSMK from the exons ATGAACTCCGTCGGATTGCTGTTCTGCTTCAGCCTGCTGCTGGTAGCTGCTACCAGTCAGGCACCAAAACCCTGCT TTGCTCCAGAACTGTTGACTGGTGGCGTTTCTGTG ATGACCGCCGGTGGATTAATGACAACATCAGGAGCAGTCGCCTACGACGCCCTCGGACAGAGGCTGCGGGCCAGACACTATGGCAGCTTCGGGAATCTAACCGTGGCAGTGGACGAGCTGATGCTCTACCAGCAG GAGGTCATGTATGAAATCAATTGGAGCGCTCAGACGTGCAGGAAGTTGCCCCTGGATACCTACTTCATACCCATGCAGGTTCCTGAAGACGCTTCACTGCTCGGTCAGGCGATCCTGGGCTCCAGCTCCTCTTGGGGGATGGGTCTGCTGACCAACACCTGGGTGGGGCAATTTCCCAATAACG ACTCGTATTTACTCACCTTCACTGAGATCGGCTGCCTTCCTGTGACTTTGACAAACTACTCTCCAAAAATAGGATGGACCACCATCAG CACCTACAACTGGGTGATTGGAATGTCTAATCCAGAGGATTTCTTCCCTCCTGCTTTCTGCTACGACGCAAAAATGGAGAAATCTGCCAAGCCGCAAACCTTCTTCTCTGCCATGGAGTCCCTGGCCATGATGGTGCAGTCTATGAAGTGA